The following nucleotide sequence is from Pseudomonas putida S13.1.2.
CATTCGCCCCAGAAGAAAGACACACGGAAGTACCCGCAGCAGGCGCCGCAGTCAAGGCAAGGGTTATATTCAGACATGATGCCACGGAGGGAAGGTTGTTGTTATCGGGGTTGGCCCGCGGCGCCATTCTCAATCGAACCCGGGGCGGCTGGATAGAGGGTGCATGCAAAAAAAATTGCCACTGATCCGGCCGCCCGCTTCATTCAGCCCAATGCCTTGTAGGTGGAGGCATCCCAACGCTGCAGGGCAAGCCCTTCGGTCGGGTCATAGTCATCACCACACACCTTGCTGAAGTGCGTACGGTCTTCGCCGCAATGCACCAACCGGTCGTGCTTTTCACCCTCGGTCAGCACCGTGTAGGAGTTACCGCGCATGGCTTGATACTGTGCTTCGGCTGCGGCCATTGCCTGGTGACATTGCATCAACTGGCTGTCATTCAAGGCCAGTCGCTTGCCCAGTTGAACACCCCAGCGGGTCAGGCACACTTCGGCGAAATGGCGCACGATCAGCCCGGGTTCCTTTAGCACCTTGCCGTCGCTTGCACCATCGACCGATGCATTACCGACCAGCGTGGCATGACGCCCCGGCATCGGATAAATACAGATTTGCGTGCCACTGGCGACTGACGGGATCACGCAGGCAAACCCTTTGGAACGCTCATCCCGCGAGTAGAAGCCGACATACTCACGCACGTTTTCCGCCAGTGCGATGCGCTCGGCTTGCACATTGCCGACACCGGGCACCGGGTCGATCGCAAAAATATTGACCGGTACGTTTTGCAATACCGGGTCTTTCGCCATGGCGTTGGCCAGCATGTGGCAGCTGATGCCACCCCGGCTCCAGCCCACCAGGTTCACCTGGGTCGGAATGCGCGGCTTGCGGAACATGCTGATGATGCCCTCTTGCAACGCTTGCGGGGTTGGGTGGCGGTCACCGTAGTCGTAGGTACGCCAGAACCAGGAGGCCGTGGAGGAAGCCTCCGGAACAGGCACGCCTGCGTCCTTCAGCCGCTCGTATTCTTCCTCGCTCAGCTTGGTGCGCTGCCAGCTGCTTTCGCCTTTGATCACCTGCAGTACATGGTTGACGTTTTCTTCCCAGCCGCGGCCGAACAACTGGCCGGTCCAGTTGAAGTAGCCGCCGGGCTCGACGAACAGGTTGTCATCCTGAAGGTTGCCGCTGCCGGGGCCATCAACGGCGATCCAGTGGGCGAATTCGCGGCCCTGGTCGTTGCTGGCCAAGGTCGAGACCAGCTCGCCGTTCCAGAAGTTGGGGTTTGCGTCGTCGAAGCGGTGGGAACCGGTGCCGCAGAAGTAGGCGGTGAACACACTCATGGGTGGGTCTCTGTAATGAGAAATGAGTGCTGAAGATAGGTAGGCTGATCGGTGAAACGCAGGCGGAAAGCTCGCCCTGCTGCAAAATCGAGGGGCTGCTTTGCAGCCCATCGCCGGCAAGCCAGCTCCCACAGAGCCCCCACAGGTCGTGAGAGCGGCGCCGCACCTGTGGGAGCTGGCTTGCCGGCGATGGGCCGCAAAGCGGCCCAGGTTGCTTACTTGCGGGCCAACCCGTCAGCCCGGAACATCTGCCGGATGCCGCGAATGGCCTGGCGAATGCGGTCCTGATTCTCGATCAGGGCAAAGCGCACATGGTCATCACCATACTCACCAAAACCGATCCCCGGCGACACGCACACCTTGGCCTCGGCCAGCAGTTTCTTGGCAAACTCCAACGAGCCCATGTGCGCATACTGCTCAGGGATCTTCGCCCACACGTACATCGATGCCTTGGGGTTCTCGACCATCCAGCCCAGTTCGTGCAGCCCTTTCACCAGCAGGTTGCGGCGCTGGCGATACTGCTCGGCAATGTCCCGTACGCACTGCTGGTCGCCTTCCAGCGCGGCAATGGCCGCCACCTGTAGCGGGGTGAAGGTGCCGTAGTCGTGGTAGCTCTTGATCCGCGCCAGGGCGCTGACCAGCTCGGGGTTGCCGACCATGAAGCCGATCCGCCAGCCTGCCATGTTGTAGCTCTTGGACAGGGTGAAGAACTCCACCGCAATGTCCTTGGCCCCCGGCACCTGCATGATCGATGGGGCTTTCCAGCCGTCGTAGACGATGTCGGCGTAGGCCAGGTCATGCACCACCAGCACGTCGTACTGCTTGGCCAAGGCCACCACACGCTCGAAGAAGTCCAGTTCCACGCACTGGGCGGTGGGATTGGACGGGAAGCCGAGGATCATCATCTTCGGCTTGGGGATCGACTCACGGATCGCCCGCTCGAGTTCGTTGAAGAAGTCCACACCGGGTACCAACGGCACCGAACGCACCTGGGCACCGGCAATGACCGCACCGTAGATGTGGATGGGGTAGCTGGGGTTGGGCACCAGCACCGTGTCGCCCTGGTCGAGCGTGGCCAGCATCAGGTGGGCCAGGCCTTCTTTCGAGCCGATGGTGACGATGGCTTCGCTTTCCGGGTCGATGTCGACCTCGTAGCGTTCCTTGTACCAGTTGGAAATGGCCCGGCGCAGGCGCGGGATACCGCGAGAGGTGGAATAGCCGTGGGTATCTTCACGCTGGGCAACCTGCACCAGCTTCTCGACGATGTGCGGCGGGGTGGCGCCGTCGGGGTTGCCCATGCTCAGGTCGATGATGTCCTCGCCACGGCGGCGGGCAGCCATCTTGAGCTCGGCAGTGATGTTGAAGACGTAAGGGGGGAGACGATCGATGCGCGCAAAGCGGCGCGGCGAACCTGGGTTGGCCATGGCTTCCTCTGAGTACGTAAGCGCCCGGAACCGTCCGAGCGACGTTGGCCGATGTAGCGGCCCGGGTCAGAAGATAGTGCCGAAACATGATAGCTGTAAAGGGCAAATTCCTGTTTTGTTAGATCTTTTCAGAAGTATTTTTTGAAAATCCAGGATTTATGTTTTCCTGCGCTGGCCTCTTCGCGGGCTCGCCCGCTCCCACAGGGTTACCCGCAGCCCCTGGGACCTGCGCCGTACCTGTGGGAGCGGGCAAGCCCGCGAAAGGGCCGGCACAGATAAACACCCATAAAAAACCCCGGCACATGGCCGGGGTTTTCGTGAAACAGGCAGCAGTATCAGCGTGCGTAAGTCATCAGCACGTCCGCAGCGGTCTGGCTGTCCACACCCATCATCACGCTCAGGGCGGTAACGGTGAGGATGGAGAAGCCGAACACCTTGCGGGCCCACTTGCTGTCGTCCTCGGCCTTGTAGCCACCCCATGCCATATACAGCCAGTACAGGCCCATGGCAGCTGCCACGGCCAGGTAGCCGAGGCCGGCGTAACCGCCGAGGGTGAGCATCAAGGTGGCGAGCACGAAGGCCAGCACGTACAGCACGATCTGCTTCTTCGCCGCGAGGATGCCACGTGCCACCGGCAGGACCGGAATGTTGGCAGCGCTGTAATCCTTGAAGCGGAAGATGGCGATGGCAAAGCTGTGCGGCATCTGCCACAGGCTGAACATCACCAGCAGGGTTACCGCAGCCAGGTCGAAGCTGTTGCTTACGGCGCAGTAGCCGATCACCGGAGGCATGGCACCCGAAAGGCTGCCGACCAAGGTGCCGTGCACCGATTTACGCTTCAGCCACAGGCTGTAGAAACCGACATAGACGATGAAGCCTACAGCTGCGCAGAACGCCGACAGCGGGTTGGCCTGGACATACAGCAGGCTGAAACCCGCCACCCCGAGCAGGGTGGCGTAGATCAGCGCGAGGGGCAGCGACATGCCGCCCTGCACCATGACGCGGTTCTTGGTGCGCTCCATCTTGTGGTCGATGTCACGGTCAATGCAGTTGTTGAACACGCATCCGGACGCAACCACCAGCGAAGTACCGATCACCACCGCCAGGAACAAGGCGAAGTCCACATGGCCCTTCGAGGCAAGGAAGAAACCGCCTGCCACGGAAAGCACGTTACCGAAAATGATCCCCGGTTTGGTGATTTGGATAAAGTGCTTAACGGACATGCAGTCTTACCTCACTTGGCCATCATTTCGATGTGGATGTTGAACATGATCCACAGCGACAGGCCGACCAGCAGTGCAATTACCAGTACGGTGAACAGGAACGTCGACACGTTGTTGCGTTGCTCTTTCGAGCGGTCCATGTGCAGGAAGTACACCAGGTGTACAACTACCTGGATCACGGCCATGGCAACAATGATGAGAACGGTCAGGTTCTTCGGCAGGCTGGCGGTCATGGCCAGTGCGAACGGGATCGCAGTCAGGATGATCGACAGGACAAAGCCGATCATGTACGACTTGACGCTGCCGTGGTTACCTTCGTGATGAGTGTCGTGTGCGCTAGCCATTACAGAACCCCCAGCAGGTAGACGACGGTGAACACGCAGATCCAGACCACGTCCAGGAAGTGCCAGAACAGGCTCAGGCAGCTCATGCGGGTCTTGGCGGTCGGCGTGATGCCATGCTTGTTGATCTGGTACATCATGATTGCCATCCAGATCAGGCCGGCAGTCACGTGCAGACCGTGGGTACCTACCAGGGCGAAGAACGCCGACAGGAAGCCACTGCGCTGCGGGCCGAAGCCCTCGCTGATCAGGTGATGGAATTCATAGATTTCCATCGCGATGAAGCCTGCACCGAACAGGAAGGTCACAGCCAACCAGCCCAGTACACCGGCTTTCTTGCCATCGAACATCTTCAGCATGGCGAAGCCGAAGGTGATCGAGGACAGCAGCAGGAACAGCGTTTCAACAGCTACGAAATCGAGCTGGAAGATGTCATGACCCGACGGGCCGCCGGCAAAACTGCCGGACAGCACCGCGTAGGTGGCGAAGAGCGACGCAAACAGGATGCAGTCGGTCATCAGGTACAGCCAGAAACCCAGTACGGTCATCTGGCCCGAGTCGTGGTGGTGGTCGTCATGCCCATGGTCGTGACCATGAGCAGCGCCGCCGTGCATTACTTGACTGGACATTGATTACACCCGCTCAAACGATTCGACACGTGCGCCGGCAGGCAGAGCACCTGCTTTGGCCAGCGCTTTCATACGCTCGCCTTCGATGCGCGCCACTTCTTCGGCCGGAACCATGTAGCCCTGGTCGTCACGTGCAGCGTGGCGAACGAAGACTGCGATGGTTGCCAACAGGCTCGCGCCCACCAGCCACCAGATGTGCCAGATGAAGGCGAAGCCGAACACGGTCAGGAACATACCCATGAACAGACCGGTGGAGGTGTTGCTCGGCATGTGGATCGCTTCGTACTTGGCCGGGACCTTGTACGCAACACCGGCTTCCTTGGCTTCGTGCCAGGCGTCCAGACCAACTTTCTCAGGCATGTGAGCGAAGTTGTAGAACGGCGGTGGCGACGAAGTGGACCACTCGATGGTACGGCCGCCCCATGGGTCGCCAGTGACGTCCATGTTGTCTTTGCGGTCGCGAACCGACACGTAGATCTGGATCAGCTGGCAAGCGATACCGAACAGGATCAGCACGGCGCCGACAACGGCTACGTACAGGTAGGGTTCCCACAGTGGGTTGTCGGAGTGGTTCAGACGACGGGTCATGCCCATGAAGCCCAGGGCGTACAGCGGCATGAACGCAACGTAGAAGCCCGACAGCCAGAACCAGAAGGCAGCTTTGCCCCACTTCTCGTTCAGGGTGAAGCCGAAGGCTTTCGGGAACCAGAAGGCGAAACCGGCGATGTAGCCGAATACCGCGCCACCGATGATCACGTTGTGGAAGTGCGCAATTACGAACAGGCTGTTGTGCAGAACGAAGTCAGCACCCGGAACGGCCAGCAGTACGCCGGTCATGCCACCGATGGAGAAGGTGACCATGAAGCCCAGGGTCCAGAGCATCGGTGCGGTGAAGCGCACACGGCCTTGGTACATGGTGAACAGCCAGTTGAACAGCTTCACACCCGTCGGGATGGAGATCAGCATCGTCGCCAGGCCGAAGAAGGTGTTGACGCTGGCGCCGGCACCCATGGTGAAGAAGTGGTGCAGCCATACCGCAAAGCCGAGGATGGCGATCGCGCCCGATGCGTAGATCATCGAGTGGTGGCCGAACAGGCGTTTGCCAGAGAACGTCGAGGTAACTTCCGAGAACACGCCGAAGGCCGGCAGGATCAGGATGTACACCTCAGGGTGACCCCACGCCCAGAACAGGTTGACGTACATCATCGGGTTCCCACCAAGCTCGTTGGTGAAAATGTGGAAGTCCAGATAACGGTCAACAGTCAGCAGAGCGAGTGCAGCAGTCAGAATCGGGAACGAAGCAACGATCAGTACGTTGGCCCAGGTGCAGGTCCAGGTGAAGATCGGCATGTCCATCAGCTTCATGCCAGGTGCGCGCATCTTCATCACGGTGACGAGGAAGTTCACGCCGGTAAGCGTCGTACCCAGTCCGGATAGCTGTAGCGCCCAGATGTAGTAGTCGACACCTACCCCAGGGCTGTACTGAATGCCTGCGAGCGGCGGATAGGCAACCCAGCCGGTCTTGGCGAATTCACCAACGCCCAGCGAGATGTTGACCAGCAGCACGCCTGCCAGCAGCAGGTAGAAGCTCAGGGAGTTCAGGAACGGGAAGGCAACGTCACGTGCACCGATCTGCAGAGGAACCGCCAGGTTCATCAGGCCGGTGAAGAACGGCATCGCCATGAAGATGATCATGATCACACCGTGAGCGGTGAAGATCTGGTCATAGTGTTCAGGCGGCAGGTAGCCTTCGGAGCCACCGGTAGCGGCAGCCAGCTGGGTACGCATCATGATGGCGTCGGCAAAGCCGCGCAGCAGCATGATCATCGCGACGATGATGTACATCACGCCGATCTTTTTGTGGTCGACAGTAGTCAGCCACTCGCTCCACAAGTAGGTCCACTTGCGGAAATAGGTGATAAGACCGACGACAGCGATACCGCCGAGCGCGATCATGGCAAGCGTCACCATGACTATCGGCTCGTGATAGGGTATCGCCTCCAGGCTTAGTTTACCGAACATCTCTTACTCCTCTGCACCGGCAGCTGGTTGCATACTCGATTCCACACCCTTGGTTGTGGCCAGATCTTTGCTGCCTGCTTCTTCGTGGACCGGCTTGCCGCGGTTCATGCCTTCGTACTTGTCGACGATGGACTGGAACAGCTCTGCTGGCGCCTCGCTGTACAGCGCGACTGGGTTGTATTCGCTAGGTTTGGCCAGAGCTTCGTACTCGGCTTTGCCCAGTTTCAACGGCGACTGCTTGACCTCGGCGACCCATGCATCGAAGTCGGCCTGGGAAGTGGCAGTAGCCTTGAATTTCATGCCGGTGAAACCAGCACCGCTGTAGTTGGCGCTGATACCGTCAAACACACCGTTTTCGTTGGCGATCAGGTGCAGTTTGGTGGTCATGCCGGCCATGGCGTAGATCTGGCCACCCAGGCCCGGGATGAAGAACGAGTTCATCACGGCGTCGGAGGTGACGCGGAAGTTCACCGGGGTATTAGCCGGGAAGTTGATCTTGTTGACGGTGGCAATGCCCTGTTCCGGGTAGATGAACAGCCACTTCCAGTCCAGCGCGACCACGTCGATCTGGATCGGCTTCACGTCCGAGTCCAGCGGACGGTAAGGGTCCAGCTTGTGGGTGGAGTGGTAGGTGACGTAACCCAGGGCGATGATGATCAGGATCGGGATGATCCACACCGCAGCCTCGATCTTGGTCGAGTGCGACCAGTCAGGGGTGTAGGTGGCTGCCTTGTTGGAAGCACGGTACTTCCAGGCGAACGCCAAGGTCATGATGATCACAGGGATAACCACCAGCAGCATCAGGCCGGTAGCGATCAGGATCAGGTTCTTTTGCTCAATGCCGACCTGGCCCTTCGGGTCGAGCAGGGTCCAGTTGCACCCACTGAGTAAAAGCATGCCTAAAAAGGGCAATATGCCAAACAGTCTGGGGTAACGCTTTTTACTCATCTCACGACCTCTAGATCAGCTTGCTTCAATGCAATTTGTGTTTTGGTAGCCAACACTTCGTCCTGCCAAGTGAGGCATTTTGCGCCCGTACTCGCTCCTGCCTGGGGTCCGGCTGCAGGACCTTGGCTTCAAGCGTTGTTAGCGGTGCTTATGGTTTCGTAGGCAACAGGCCTGTACTTCAGACCAAGTCCATTTGGTGCGGGAAAACGCGGAGGGGGGTCCGCCCGGTATCGCCGTTGGGCGAAACTTGACGAAGTCAGCAAAAAGGAGCGCTGGGGCTTCCTTCAATCCTGCGACTCGCAAGCAGTGCCGAACGGAAATTGGGGGCGATTGTAGTGAGGTCGCCAACCCTTGACTATGACTTATTGAGCAACAGTCTTTTACAGAATGCGTAACAATGATGCTCGATAATTCAACTTCGCGACAGTTTGTCGCACCCCGCTTGCCAGGCCTCAAAGCCGCATTCTGCAAGGCTTTGTGGTTGATCTGGATCAAGCGGTGGGCGACCTTTCCCTCTTCACACGCGGTGTAAAAGACCCCATGCAATTCGGGACTTTTGTCTAAGCCTGGCGCCGGTTGCGGTAGATGCCGAGCGGTACCAGGATGGCGGTCAGCACGAACGCCACGAGCGCCCATTGCGCCAGCGACAAACCGAGAAGTGGCGGGTACGGCGTGCTGCAGAAGCCGTCGACCTGGAACGCCAGCGGCCAGAGTTTGGCCAGCGGCAGGTCATCCACGATTGGCTGGAGGGTGTCGATACCGCAACTGACCATGGGGTTGGCGAGTATATACACATGGTTGCCGGCCGCAATGATTCCGCCAATTGCGCTCAGCACCACCAGTGCCTCGAAGAAGGTCAGGCTGCGGCGCCCTGGCATCGCCGCAGCGATAAAGGCAAATATGGCAATGAACAGCAGCGCGTAACGCTGCAGGATACACAGCGGGCACGGTGCCTCGCCCAGCACCACTTGCATGTAAAGGGCGCCGCCGATCAGCGAGAGGCAGATCAGGCCCAACAGCACCAGAAAGCGCCGTTCCCGATTCAGGCGCGATGTTTGTTCATTCATTGCCGGTTCCTTCGATGGATAGTGGCAGCGTGGTCCGCCTGCCTGAGCGCAAGTCTACACGCTGGGCAGGGCCTTTGAGCGTGCCGAGGAAGCGGCGTGATAGCACTGCGCAGGGCTATCCGGTGTGGCTGAGACCGGCCGCAACAACGTCGGTTCAACGCCGGGCGGCAAAAAACGGCTGCCCGGGTGCCGCGCAGGGGCAAGCCCCTCGACACCCGGGAGTGAAGGATACCGTGATTAAAGGAGGATTAAAGATGAAAGCTGAGCAGGCGCTTTTCATCTCTCCTTATATATAGGCAGGAAGGAGTACTGTGGCTGGGATACACATTTGTGCCTGTACCGGCCCCTTCGCGGGCTTGCCCGCGAAGGGGCCGGTACAGGCGTTACATCACTCCAGGGCAGCCGCCGGCCCGAAGAACTCGTAGCGGCTCTGCTGCTCCGGCACACCCAGGCCCTTCAACTGGCGCTTCACCGCCGCCATGAAGGCTTTGGGCCCAAGGAAGTAGGCATCCACATCACGTTCCGGCGGCAGCCACTCGGCCAGCAAGTCCTCGCTCAGCAGGCCGACAGCATCGGCCTCGGCGCCACCCGCAGGCTCCGCATAGCAGTAGAAACGCTTGAGCTGCGGATGACGCGCCGCCAGGCCATCGACCCAGTCACGGAAGGCGTGCACCGCACCGTTACGCGCACAGTGGATGAAATGCACCTCGCGCCGGGTTTGCAGCGCCGCCTGCAACATCGCCAGGGTCGGCGTGATGCCCACGCCCCCGCTGATCAGCACCAGCGGCTTGTCGCTGGCAGCCAGGGTAAAGTCACCCGCAGGCGGGAACAGTTGCAGGGTATCGCCCACCACCAGCTCATCGTGCAGGTAATTGGACACCTTGCCGCCCGCCTCGCGCTTGACGCTGATGCGGTACTCCTTGCCATCGCACAGCGCCGACAGGGAATAGTTGCGGCGCTGTTCGGCACCGTCAATATCCAGCTTAAGACCGATGTACTGGCCTGGCTCGGCCTTGAGCACCGGCTTGCCGTCCACCGGGGCAAAGTAGAACGAGACGATCTCGCTGCTTTCCTGCTCGCGACGTACCAGGCGGAATTCGCGGGTACCGCGCCAGCCGCCCTCGGCCTCTTCCTTCTCTTTATAAAGGTTTTCTTCAGCGCCAATCAGGATGTCGGCCAGCTGACCATAGGCCGCGCCCCAGGCGTCGATCACCGCAGGGGTGGCGATTTCCTTGCCCAGCACTTCCTCGATGGCGCGCAGCAGGCAGCTGCCGACGATCGGGTAGTGCTCCGGCAGAATCTGCAGGGCAACATGCTTGTTGATGATCTGCCCGACCAAGCCGCCCAGCTGCTCCAGCTGGTCAATGTGGCGGGCATACATCAGCACGCCGTTGGCGAGTGCGCGTGGCTGGTCACCACTGGCCTGGTGGGCCTGGTTGAACAGTGGACGGACCTCTGGGTACTCGTTGAGCATCATCTTGTAGAAGTGGGTGGTCAGTGCTTCGCCGCCGCTTTCCAGCAGGGGTACAGTGGCCTTGATGATTGCACGTTGTTCGGCATTGAGCATTGCAACAACTCCTGAGCTGTGGCTTCAAATGACTGCCCTAGCCATTTCAGCAATCGTGCCAACTTTTATCGCCAGCAAAATCAGGGGTTTGACACAGGTCATGTCAAAACGACCCACCCCGGCGTATAGTCATATCGACCCATCGGAGTCTTTATGACCACAAAGCCATTGCTTACCGCCTTGCTGCCCCTGGTCAGCGACCTGTCCCGCGATTTGCCCGACCAGGAACGCTACCGCCGCCTGTTGCAGGCCATGCGCGGCCTGCTGCCGTGCGATGCCGCCGCGCTGCTGCGCCTGGATGGTGAATGGCTGGTGCCGCTGGCTGTGGACGGCCTGAGCCCCGACACCCTGGGGCGGCGCTTCCGGGTCAGCGAGCACCCACGGTTCCAGATTCTGCTTAGCCGACCGGAACCCACTCGATTCGCCAGCGACTCCGATCTACCCGACCCCTACGATGGCCTGGTCAACGCGCCGGATGCCGACCTTGAAGTGCACGACTGCATGGGTTGCCCGTTGATGGTCGATGAACGCCCTTGGGGCCTGGTCACCCTCGACGCCCTCACCCCCGGGCAGTTCCAGAGCCTGGAACTGGATGCCCTGCAGGCCTTCGCCAGCCTGGCCGCCGCCACCGTTACCGTGGCCGAGCGCATTCAGCACCTGGCCTTGCGTGCTGAAGACGAACACCACCGCGCCGAGATCTACCGCCAGGCCAGCGGCCAGGATAAAGAGCTGATTGGCCAGAGCCCGGCGCACAAGCGCCTGGTAGACGAAATCCGCCTGGTCGGTGGCAGCGACCTGACCGTGCTGATCACCGGCGAAACCGGGGTCGGCAAGGAACTGGTGGCCCTTGCGCTGCACCAGGCCAGCAGCCGCGCCGACAAGCCGCTGGTCAGCCTGAACTGCGCCGCCCTGCCCGACACGCTGGTAGAAAGCGAACTG
It contains:
- the alaC gene encoding alanine transaminase, which gives rise to MANPGSPRRFARIDRLPPYVFNITAELKMAARRRGEDIIDLSMGNPDGATPPHIVEKLVQVAQREDTHGYSTSRGIPRLRRAISNWYKERYEVDIDPESEAIVTIGSKEGLAHLMLATLDQGDTVLVPNPSYPIHIYGAVIAGAQVRSVPLVPGVDFFNELERAIRESIPKPKMMILGFPSNPTAQCVELDFFERVVALAKQYDVLVVHDLAYADIVYDGWKAPSIMQVPGAKDIAVEFFTLSKSYNMAGWRIGFMVGNPELVSALARIKSYHDYGTFTPLQVAAIAALEGDQQCVRDIAEQYRQRRNLLVKGLHELGWMVENPKASMYVWAKIPEQYAHMGSLEFAKKLLAEAKVCVSPGIGFGEYGDDHVRFALIENQDRIRQAIRGIRQMFRADGLARK
- the cyoE gene encoding heme o synthase produces the protein MSVKHFIQITKPGIIFGNVLSVAGGFFLASKGHVDFALFLAVVIGTSLVVASGCVFNNCIDRDIDHKMERTKNRVMVQGGMSLPLALIYATLLGVAGFSLLYVQANPLSAFCAAVGFIVYVGFYSLWLKRKSVHGTLVGSLSGAMPPVIGYCAVSNSFDLAAVTLLVMFSLWQMPHSFAIAIFRFKDYSAANIPVLPVARGILAAKKQIVLYVLAFVLATLMLTLGGYAGLGYLAVAAAMGLYWLYMAWGGYKAEDDSKWARKVFGFSILTVTALSVMMGVDSQTAADVLMTYAR
- the cyoD gene encoding cytochrome o ubiquinol oxidase subunit IV, whose product is MASAHDTHHEGNHGSVKSYMIGFVLSIILTAIPFALAMTASLPKNLTVLIIVAMAVIQVVVHLVYFLHMDRSKEQRNNVSTFLFTVLVIALLVGLSLWIMFNIHIEMMAK
- the cyoC gene encoding cytochrome o ubiquinol oxidase subunit III, whose product is MSSQVMHGGAAHGHDHGHDDHHHDSGQMTVLGFWLYLMTDCILFASLFATYAVLSGSFAGGPSGHDIFQLDFVAVETLFLLLSSITFGFAMLKMFDGKKAGVLGWLAVTFLFGAGFIAMEIYEFHHLISEGFGPQRSGFLSAFFALVGTHGLHVTAGLIWMAIMMYQINKHGITPTAKTRMSCLSLFWHFLDVVWICVFTVVYLLGVL
- the cyoB gene encoding cytochrome o ubiquinol oxidase subunit I; this encodes MFGKLSLEAIPYHEPIVMVTLAMIALGGIAVVGLITYFRKWTYLWSEWLTTVDHKKIGVMYIIVAMIMLLRGFADAIMMRTQLAAATGGSEGYLPPEHYDQIFTAHGVIMIIFMAMPFFTGLMNLAVPLQIGARDVAFPFLNSLSFYLLLAGVLLVNISLGVGEFAKTGWVAYPPLAGIQYSPGVGVDYYIWALQLSGLGTTLTGVNFLVTVMKMRAPGMKLMDMPIFTWTCTWANVLIVASFPILTAALALLTVDRYLDFHIFTNELGGNPMMYVNLFWAWGHPEVYILILPAFGVFSEVTSTFSGKRLFGHHSMIYASGAIAILGFAVWLHHFFTMGAGASVNTFFGLATMLISIPTGVKLFNWLFTMYQGRVRFTAPMLWTLGFMVTFSIGGMTGVLLAVPGADFVLHNSLFVIAHFHNVIIGGAVFGYIAGFAFWFPKAFGFTLNEKWGKAAFWFWLSGFYVAFMPLYALGFMGMTRRLNHSDNPLWEPYLYVAVVGAVLILFGIACQLIQIYVSVRDRKDNMDVTGDPWGGRTIEWSTSSPPPFYNFAHMPEKVGLDAWHEAKEAGVAYKVPAKYEAIHMPSNTSTGLFMGMFLTVFGFAFIWHIWWLVGASLLATIAVFVRHAARDDQGYMVPAEEVARIEGERMKALAKAGALPAGARVESFERV
- the cyoA gene encoding ubiquinol oxidase subunit II; the protein is MSKKRYPRLFGILPFLGMLLLSGCNWTLLDPKGQVGIEQKNLILIATGLMLLVVIPVIIMTLAFAWKYRASNKAATYTPDWSHSTKIEAAVWIIPILIIIALGYVTYHSTHKLDPYRPLDSDVKPIQIDVVALDWKWLFIYPEQGIATVNKINFPANTPVNFRVTSDAVMNSFFIPGLGGQIYAMAGMTTKLHLIANENGVFDGISANYSGAGFTGMKFKATATSQADFDAWVAEVKQSPLKLGKAEYEALAKPSEYNPVALYSEAPAELFQSIVDKYEGMNRGKPVHEEAGSKDLATTKGVESSMQPAAGAEE
- a CDS encoding disulfide bond formation protein B; translated protein: MNEQTSRLNRERRFLVLLGLICLSLIGGALYMQVVLGEAPCPLCILQRYALLFIAIFAFIAAAMPGRRSLTFFEALVVLSAIGGIIAAGNHVYILANPMVSCGIDTLQPIVDDLPLAKLWPLAFQVDGFCSTPYPPLLGLSLAQWALVAFVLTAILVPLGIYRNRRQA
- the hmpA gene encoding NO-inducible flavohemoprotein, which gives rise to MLNAEQRAIIKATVPLLESGGEALTTHFYKMMLNEYPEVRPLFNQAHQASGDQPRALANGVLMYARHIDQLEQLGGLVGQIINKHVALQILPEHYPIVGSCLLRAIEEVLGKEIATPAVIDAWGAAYGQLADILIGAEENLYKEKEEAEGGWRGTREFRLVRREQESSEIVSFYFAPVDGKPVLKAEPGQYIGLKLDIDGAEQRRNYSLSALCDGKEYRISVKREAGGKVSNYLHDELVVGDTLQLFPPAGDFTLAASDKPLVLISGGVGITPTLAMLQAALQTRREVHFIHCARNGAVHAFRDWVDGLAARHPQLKRFYCYAEPAGGAEADAVGLLSEDLLAEWLPPERDVDAYFLGPKAFMAAVKRQLKGLGVPEQQSRYEFFGPAAALE
- the norR gene encoding nitric oxide reductase transcriptional regulator NorR; the protein is MTTKPLLTALLPLVSDLSRDLPDQERYRRLLQAMRGLLPCDAAALLRLDGEWLVPLAVDGLSPDTLGRRFRVSEHPRFQILLSRPEPTRFASDSDLPDPYDGLVNAPDADLEVHDCMGCPLMVDERPWGLVTLDALTPGQFQSLELDALQAFASLAAATVTVAERIQHLALRAEDEHHRAEIYRQASGQDKELIGQSPAHKRLVDEIRLVGGSDLTVLITGETGVGKELVALALHQASSRADKPLVSLNCAALPDTLVESELFGHVRGAFTGAHGERRGKFELANGGTLFLDEVGELPLTVQAKLLRVLQSGQLQRLGSDREHRVDVRLIAATNRDLAAEVRSGNFRADFYHRLSVYPLHVPPLRERGRDVVLLAGYFLEQNRSRLGLNSLRLSHEAQAALIAYDWPGNVRELEHLIGRSALKALGQHPDRPRILTLEAIDLDLRVSPATPGTLPSPTASSHVATVPEGSLREAVDIYQRKVIEACLQRHQENWAAAARELGLDRANLSRLARRLGLR